The Halorubrum salinarum genome segment GCCGTCGTCCGGGTCGATGCCGCCGTCGGCCCGCGGTGTGTGATCGCCTTCGTCCATGTGACCCCTCCGTTTCAGGTGGAGACGGCAAGGGAAGTCCCTTCAGACGCCGTCTCCGGTCGGAAACACGCGTTCGCGGTCGGAACCGAGACCGACCACGTCCAGTTGATACAGTCGAACCAGATGAAGAGACGGTACAAAAGTGTTCCTCTCTGGAGTTGAAACGTCCCCCTCGATTGGAGCATCGGGGTGATAGGGGGTCGGTTCGGGTCGAACGACGCGCCGGTCGAACCGGTCGGGAGACGGAGCCAATTCGAATGACGGCCGGTCGGATCGCGAGGCGACTCGACGGAACCAAGGCGTGTAGCAGACATCGACAGCCGTTGGGGTCATCTCGCCCTCCGGCAATCGTCTCGGAGCTGATCGCAGTCGGATCGGCGTTCCGTCTCACGCTCGGCGATTTCGGGTCGCGGTTCCATGCTCGGGGAGCCGCGTCGGTTGGGGTTACCCCCACACCCCTTTGTTTCGGGTGGAACGCCGAATGGGTGGGGTGGGGGTGTTGGGGTGGCTATAGATAGCGGTGGTTTTAATACACAAACCATATAATAGTACCCTCGACAATCCTCTCTAGATTATATTTGTAGTATTGTGGTTGTTTTATTTGATCTTCGTGCTGATTTTATCTAGTGTAGCTCCAACCGACCCCGAGCAGCCACCGTCCACCCCAACACCTCTCCGGGTTCCACCTGAAACGAAGGGGTGGGGGGCTACCGATCGACACCTGCTCTCAGGTGACATCCTCTCACCGGCAACGTTTCGTCTCGACGCCACCTCTCCTCGACAACGTCCTTCCCCAACAACGTCCTTCCCCGACAACGACCCCCTCAACGACGCTCCACCTCGACGACGCTCACCACCCACGGCGCGCCGCTGGCGAACGTCACGGTTGGCGGCGATAGTTTTACCACATGGTAAACAAACGGTACACGCACACATGACCCGATTCCGCACGTCGGACGAGGTGGTCCGATGACTGATGGCGACACCCCCGGTGCCGACAACACCGACACCGACGGCGTCGGTGCCGGCGGCCCCGCCGGCGGCGGGAGGATCTTGGACGGCGTCACCGTCCTCGACCTCTCGACGTTCGTCACCGGCGGCTTCTGCTCGGCGATGCTGTCGAACCAGGGCGCGGAGGTCGTCAAGATCGAACAGCCCGGCTACGGCGACGCCGTCCGCCACTCCGGACCGCCGTTCATCAAGGGCGAGTCCCCGTACTACTGGACGCTGAGCTACGGGAAGAAGAGCCTCGAACTCGACTTGAAGAACGACGACGCCAAGGAGGCGCTGTACGAGCTGGTCGAGGAGGCGGACATCTTCATCCAGAACTTCCGCCCGGGCACCGCCGAGCGGCTCGACGTCGACTACGACACGCTCACCGAACACAACGAGGACCTGATCTACCTCGCCATCTCCGCGTTCGGGCAGACCGGCCCGTGGCGCGAGCGCTCCGGCTACGACCTCCTCATCCAGGGGATGAGCGGGATCATGAGCGTCACCGGCGAGGCGGACCGTCAGCCGGTCAAAGTCGGCCTCCCGATGACCGACCTCATCACGGCGATGTGGGCCGCCTTCGGCGCGACGACCGCGCTCTACCGCCGCGAGCGGACCGGCGAGGGCGAGTACATCGACCTCGGAATGTTGGAGGCCACCCTCCCGTGGCTCACCAAGCAGGCCGGGATGGTGTTCGCGGGCGAGGAGACGAAGCGCATGGGGACGAAAGACCCCGTCCTCGCCCCGTACCAGACGTTCGAGACGAAGGACGGGTTCATCAACATCTGTATCCTCAACGAGAAGCTCTGGGGGGAGCTCTGCGAGGCGCTCGACCGGCCGGACCTCCCCGAGGACGACCGCTTCGAGCAGAACGCGGACCGCGTGGAACACCTCAACGAGCTCGAGGCCGAAATCGAGGCCACCCTCGCCGACAAGACGACCGACGAGTGGATCGAGGTCATCGCCGAGGACGCCGGCGTCCCCGCCGGCCCCGTCTACAGCGTCGAGGAGGCGCTCAACAGCCCGCAGATCGACGCCCGCGGCACTATCACCGAGATCGAACACCCCGAACTCGGCGAGGTGCCCGTGATCGAGCACCCGCTCAAGTTCCGCAACGCGGAGAGCGGCTTCGAGC includes the following:
- a CDS encoding CaiB/BaiF CoA transferase family protein yields the protein MTDGDTPGADNTDTDGVGAGGPAGGGRILDGVTVLDLSTFVTGGFCSAMLSNQGAEVVKIEQPGYGDAVRHSGPPFIKGESPYYWTLSYGKKSLELDLKNDDAKEALYELVEEADIFIQNFRPGTAERLDVDYDTLTEHNEDLIYLAISAFGQTGPWRERSGYDLLIQGMSGIMSVTGEADRQPVKVGLPMTDLITAMWAAFGATTALYRRERTGEGEYIDLGMLEATLPWLTKQAGMVFAGEETKRMGTKDPVLAPYQTFETKDGFINICILNEKLWGELCEALDRPDLPEDDRFEQNADRVEHLNELEAEIEATLADKTTDEWIEVIAEDAGVPAGPVYSVEEALNSPQIDARGTITEIEHPELGEVPVIEHPLKFRNAESGFELPPPLLGEHNREVFREHGYSEAEIDRLAELGVFGDAAEDSDDEDTDGNDD